The nucleotide sequence GCTGCCATTTTAAACCTTGCAATACTAGGTTGGCTTATCTGGTTTGCAAAAGATGTTGTACTCGATAAACTTCAAAGACACGCCTCTTTAGGATATGCTTTAGTCGCTATTTTTGGTATTGAGAGTTGGTTTTTTGCTTCTATGGCAGGTTTTGCGACAACTGATCCTGTGATGATCTTAAGAGTGGCACTTGGCGTTATTGTAATACTAATTTTACTTGCTATGCGACGCGTCAATATGGAAGCAGTCAATGAACTTATGGAAGATAAAGGGATTGATGATATCTATATCTCCCGTCCACCGCTTACAAATTTAGCAATTTTTTGTGTTGCTCTTTTTACTGCTGTTGAATTTTTCTATCCTAACAACTCTGTTCTTGGATGGATAGGTTTGGCGAGTGGTGCTGCCGTTTTAGCTATTACAAGTGATTATAATCTTAAAGATAAGTTTATATTGAATCAACCTTATGTTATCTATCTTTATTGTATTTATGTTTTGATGGCGCTTGGATATGCACTTATGGGATGGGATATACTCATAGGAGAACCGTACGATATAAATAGTTTTAGACACTTTATAACTGCAGGTGGTTTGGGGCTGGCTTATCTGATGGTCATGGTAACGATAGGATGGATTCATACAGGAAGACATCTTACATCCAACATCTATACGCATCTGATGGTCTTTTTTATTGTACTCGCTACTTTTATGAGGGGAATGATCCCATTTTTTGAAGAGTATTCTATGCAGCTCTATTTTTGGTCTGCCATTGTATGGACT is from Sulfurimonas paralvinellae and encodes:
- a CDS encoding NnrS family protein — protein: MQNKEEKLHATNHYLYYPDEENIPPYLAYGFRPIFLLLAPYLILSMVLWGFVWSGVINIPFMDNVLVWHVYEMLFGILTAGVMAFLTTGLPELFPGTVPLVGKKLKYVMLLWIAGRISFWFIDITGVYLAAILNLAILGWLIWFAKDVVLDKLQRHASLGYALVAIFGIESWFFASMAGFATTDPVMILRVALGVIVILILLAMRRVNMEAVNELMEDKGIDDIYISRPPLTNLAIFCVALFTAVEFFYPNNSVLGWIGLASGAAVLAITSDYNLKDKFILNQPYVIYLYCIYVLMALGYALMGWDILIGEPYDINSFRHFITAGGLGLAYLMVMVTIGWIHTGRHLTSNIYTHLMVFFIVLATFMRGMIPFFEEYSMQLYFWSAIVWTLPFVLFIKVFFKFLLTPRADGIKG